One region of Lebetimonas natsushimae genomic DNA includes:
- a CDS encoding MFS transporter, which translates to MPKMYSNFFTPAQIGIIFSMLPIARFLTPFLFFKLTINKTTFLISLIISTLAAFLLLSHNFSIILTAFFFIGASFSVIFPYIESIAIEKLKEKYGQARVFGSFGFMLFGIIFSYFKINFIYVFIILIILTNITSLYFLEDKSVKKEKESINFLIAWKFWLALILMQISFGGFYNFFTIYNLNHHIPKEINGWLWAIGVIAEIGIFLIQHKFIKKFHPLFWIKLSILLTSIRWFMLYIFAGKVIFIALSQLIHAFSFAIFHTSALLYLSKIYKNKTLAQQFYAGIGYGLAAFLGSIISGWLYGEHLFLYESVIAILGFLIML; encoded by the coding sequence ATGCCAAAAATGTATTCAAACTTTTTTACTCCTGCACAAATTGGAATTATTTTTTCAATGCTTCCAATTGCCAGATTTTTAACACCGTTTTTATTTTTTAAACTAACTATCAATAAAACAACTTTTTTAATTTCTTTAATAATTTCTACTTTAGCCGCTTTTTTATTACTTAGCCACAATTTTTCCATTATCTTAACGGCATTTTTTTTCATCGGAGCAAGTTTTAGTGTTATTTTCCCGTATATTGAATCAATTGCCATTGAAAAACTAAAGGAAAAATACGGCCAGGCAAGGGTTTTTGGAAGTTTCGGCTTTATGCTTTTTGGAATTATTTTTTCATATTTTAAAATTAATTTCATTTATGTGTTTATCATTTTAATAATATTAACAAATATAACATCCTTATATTTTTTGGAAGACAAATCTGTAAAAAAAGAAAAAGAATCTATAAATTTTTTAATCGCATGGAAATTTTGGTTGGCTTTAATTTTAATGCAAATCAGTTTTGGAGGATTTTATAATTTTTTTACTATTTATAATTTAAATCATCACATTCCAAAAGAAATAAACGGCTGGCTCTGGGCAATTGGGGTAATTGCGGAAATCGGAATTTTCTTGATTCAACATAAATTTATTAAAAAATTTCACCCTCTTTTTTGGATTAAACTGTCTATTTTATTAACATCAATCAGATGGTTCATGCTTTATATTTTCGCAGGAAAAGTAATTTTTATAGCTCTGTCCCAATTAATTCATGCCTTTTCATTTGCGATTTTTCATACTTCAGCCCTTCTTTATTTATCAAAGATTTATAAAAACAAAACGCTGGCCCAACAGTTTTACGCAGGAATCGGTTACGGCTTGGCGGCATTTTTGGGAAGCATAATTTCAGGATGGCTTTACGGGGAACATTTATTTTTGTATGAAAGCGTAATTGCAATACTAGGATTTTTGATTATGCTATAA
- the accB gene encoding acetyl-CoA carboxylase biotin carboxyl carrier protein yields MDVKTLKKIIEIFDNSKANVLEFENEEFRIFLDKSAKAAPATAVQTPVPVEAPKAVQKVEAKPECEVEGELITSPMVGTFYQAPSPDSPPYVKVGDKVKKGQTLCIIEAMKIMNELEAEFDCEILDILVEDGQPVEFDTPLFKVKKL; encoded by the coding sequence ATGGATGTAAAAACTTTAAAAAAGATAATTGAAATTTTTGATAATTCAAAGGCAAATGTGTTAGAATTTGAAAATGAAGAATTTAGAATTTTTTTAGATAAATCTGCAAAAGCTGCACCTGCTACAGCAGTTCAAACTCCTGTTCCTGTTGAAGCACCGAAAGCTGTCCAAAAAGTTGAAGCTAAACCTGAATGTGAAGTGGAAGGGGAACTTATCACCTCTCCAATGGTAGGTACTTTTTATCAGGCTCCTAGTCCCGATTCACCACCTTATGTAAAAGTTGGGGATAAAGTAAAAAAAGGGCAGACCCTATGTATTATTGAAGCAATGAAAATAATGAATGAACTTGAAGCGGAATTTGACTGTGAGATACTGGATATTTTAGTAGAAGACGGACAGCCTGTTGAATTTGACACTCCACTTTTTAAGGTTAAAAAATTATGA
- the dcd gene encoding dCTP deaminase has translation MGVKSDKWIRTMAKEFGMITPFEEKQVRQNTISYGVSSYGYDIRVSDEFMVFTNINSTIVDPKNFDEKNVVKIKGDCIIPPNSFALCRSVEYFKMPRDVLAICVGKSTYARCGIIVNVTPIEPEWEGHITIEISNTTPLPAKIYANEGIAQLIFLSADDEMCEISYADKKGKYHGQIGITLPKVDR, from the coding sequence ATGGGTGTAAAATCAGATAAATGGATAAGAACAATGGCCAAAGAATTTGGTATGATAACCCCATTTGAAGAAAAACAGGTCAGACAAAACACTATAAGTTACGGGGTAAGTTCCTACGGATACGATATAAGGGTAAGTGATGAATTTATGGTATTTACCAATATAAATTCAACTATAGTAGACCCTAAAAATTTCGATGAAAAAAATGTTGTCAAAATTAAAGGAGACTGTATAATTCCTCCAAATTCATTTGCCTTGTGCAGAAGTGTGGAATATTTTAAAATGCCAAGGGATGTGCTTGCTATTTGTGTAGGAAAATCCACATACGCCAGATGCGGAATTATTGTAAATGTAACACCGATTGAACCTGAATGGGAGGGGCATATTACTATTGAAATAAGCAATACCACCCCTCTTCCCGCAAAAATATATGCAAACGAAGGGATTGCCCAGCTTATATTTTTAAGTGCTGATGATGAAATGTGTGAAATTAGCTATGCGGACAAAAAAGGCAAATATCACGGACAGATAGGAATCACACTTCCTAAAGTGGACAGATAA
- a CDS encoding ATP-binding protein, translated as MLPKKIYDRKIKLNFENTLITGPKGVGKTFLIFNFLKTFKGTYEYYDFSDYREKQFKFDADLIIFDNFDFSIEIPDKITFITSNENINLENFKKIELRPLDFEEFYAFEKLSSPTHAFDKFLKFGNFAKNAFVEDYFKEEYLKETFELLPYNKEILKFFFSHIGEKLTLYQIFQILKKRIKISKDSFYKTTNELIKNKIIYEVEKFNAPKSPKKFFAYNFAFKDILTNKKNLLHKFENMIFLELNEKKIYYKDTLNFYLPQKEMGILVMPFANEDAIIEKLDKVTDVKKIEVITISNEIEIKHKNFEVEVIPFWQWRFAE; from the coding sequence ATGTTACCTAAAAAGATTTATGACAGAAAAATTAAACTTAATTTTGAAAACACTTTAATTACTGGACCAAAAGGGGTAGGTAAAACATTTTTAATTTTTAATTTTTTAAAAACTTTTAAAGGTACTTATGAATATTATGATTTTTCAGATTACAGGGAAAAACAGTTTAAATTTGATGCGGATTTAATCATTTTTGACAATTTTGACTTTTCAATTGAAATCCCTGATAAAATAACTTTTATTACTTCAAATGAAAATATAAATTTAGAAAATTTTAAAAAAATAGAATTAAGACCTCTTGATTTTGAAGAATTTTATGCATTTGAAAAACTTTCATCCCCTACCCATGCATTTGACAAATTTTTAAAATTTGGAAATTTTGCAAAAAATGCTTTTGTAGAAGATTATTTTAAAGAGGAATATTTAAAAGAAACCTTTGAATTATTGCCGTACAATAAAGAAATCTTAAAATTTTTCTTTTCACATATTGGAGAAAAATTAACCTTGTATCAAATATTCCAAATATTAAAAAAAAGAATAAAAATAAGTAAAGACAGTTTTTATAAAACAACAAATGAATTAATAAAAAATAAAATAATTTATGAAGTTGAAAAATTTAACGCCCCAAAATCTCCTAAAAAATTTTTTGCTTATAATTTTGCATTTAAAGATATCCTTACAAATAAAAAAAATCTTTTACATAAATTTGAAAATATGATCTTTTTGGAACTTAATGAAAAAAAAATCTATTATAAAGATACTCTTAATTTTTATCTGCCCCAAAAAGAGATGGGAATTCTTGTTATGCCTTTTGCAAACGAAGATGCTATAATAGAAAAATTAGATAAAGTCACTGATGTAAAAAAAATTGAAGTTATTACAATTTCTAATGAAATTGAAATAAAACATAAAAATTTTGAAGTGGAGGTAATACCGTTTTGGCAATGGAGATTTGCGGAATAG
- a CDS encoding glucosaminidase domain-containing protein, producing the protein MKKIFINILFFAYLNAAFPNWYYKIKNIQQQKKAFVEIMLPLIQTENQKISALRKKIIKIFNDPNLMLNPKEIGFLAKIAKKYKIKNILDKTEYLKKIDTIPPSLALAQAAIESGWGKSRFVRLANNIFGHWEYSNKGIQPKSKYENIDINYSLKVFPSLEDSIRAYMLNLNRNPAYKEFRNVRFYYKLNNKKFTGTIAANTMKLYSQKRDEYVKLLKTMITLNHWEKFDK; encoded by the coding sequence ATGAAAAAAATTTTTATTAATATTTTATTTTTTGCTTATTTAAATGCAGCATTTCCCAACTGGTATTATAAAATCAAAAACATTCAACAACAAAAAAAAGCATTTGTGGAAATTATGTTACCCCTAATTCAAACAGAAAATCAAAAAATATCAGCTTTAAGAAAAAAAATTATAAAAATATTTAACGATCCTAATTTAATGTTGAATCCCAAAGAAATCGGCTTTTTAGCCAAAATTGCAAAAAAATACAAAATAAAAAACATTTTAGATAAGACTGAATATCTAAAAAAAATAGATACTATCCCCCCTTCCCTTGCATTAGCACAAGCAGCAATTGAAAGCGGCTGGGGAAAAAGCAGATTTGTCAGACTCGCAAATAATATTTTTGGTCATTGGGAATATTCAAATAAAGGTATCCAGCCAAAAAGCAAATATGAAAATATCGATATTAATTATTCTTTAAAAGTATTTCCAAGTCTTGAAGATTCAATCAGGGCCTATATGCTTAATCTTAACAGAAACCCCGCCTATAAGGAATTTAGAAATGTCAGATTTTACTATAAACTTAACAATAAAAAATTTACCGGAACAATTGCTGCTAACACTATGAAACTTTACTCCCAAAAAAGAGATGAATATGTTAAGCTCTTAAAAACAATGATAACTTTAAATCACTGGGAAAAATTTGATAAATAA
- a CDS encoding DUF3108 domain-containing protein, with the protein MRYILLFFLIISVNAKTLIAIYEAKYGIFGTIATAKGIFERNATNYKIDTTVKTKGLAAALTKHMVQKYTSIGIIKNNMLIPLKYITYRKKGNKEYKRIYYFDHKNKIIIRKKYFNNKFDGKEKFDYYAPQDVLSLYFNLPHLLKNKKTYTFFALGARKSDGRVDVNFCKKNIFNEKGICIKGNLYNKVFAGDRGIVYLLINPNNWVTLKGIVKNVLKIGDLKGKIIYFKQVP; encoded by the coding sequence ATGAGATATATTTTACTATTTTTTTTAATAATTTCAGTTAATGCAAAAACCCTAATCGCAATATATGAGGCAAAATACGGAATTTTTGGAACAATTGCCACTGCAAAAGGAATTTTTGAGCGAAATGCAACAAATTATAAAATAGATACCACAGTAAAAACAAAAGGTTTAGCGGCTGCATTAACTAAACATATGGTTCAAAAATATACTAGTATTGGAATAATTAAAAACAATATGCTTATTCCGTTAAAATATATAACTTATAGAAAAAAAGGAAATAAAGAATATAAAAGAATCTATTATTTTGACCACAAAAATAAAATTATCATAAGAAAAAAATATTTTAACAATAAATTTGACGGAAAAGAAAAATTTGACTATTACGCTCCGCAGGATGTTTTAAGCCTTTACTTTAACCTGCCACATCTATTAAAAAATAAAAAAACTTATACATTTTTTGCACTCGGTGCTAGAAAAAGTGACGGAAGAGTTGACGTTAACTTTTGTAAAAAAAATATATTTAATGAAAAAGGAATCTGTATAAAAGGAAATTTATACAACAAAGTTTTTGCCGGAGACAGAGGGATAGTGTATTTACTAATTAATCCCAATAACTGGGTAACATTAAAAGGTATAGTAAAAAATGTATTAAAAATCGGGGACTTAAAAGGAAAAATTATATACTTTAAACAAGTCCCTTAG
- a CDS encoding mechanosensitive ion channel family protein — translation MDKYINLATQWGIKILGAIVIYIIGKWLAKIVTNIIKKLLEKTNTDVTLIKFLGNLTYVGLLILVILAALGTLGVDTSSFAAIIAGAGLAVGMALKDNISNFGAGVLILMLRPFKVGDFVEIAGTSGTVDEIGIFNTTLKTGDNRVIIIPNNNIIGNNIINYSKEKIRRIDLVIGVGYEDDLKLVKSTLEEILNNHPKILKEPAPTVALAELADSSINFNVRPWVKSEDYWNVRSELLEKIKETFDKKNINIPYPQMDVHVDQKAA, via the coding sequence ATGGATAAATACATTAATTTGGCAACACAGTGGGGAATAAAAATACTCGGAGCCATTGTTATTTACATAATAGGTAAATGGCTTGCTAAAATTGTTACAAATATCATTAAAAAACTCTTAGAAAAAACTAATACAGATGTGACCTTAATTAAATTTTTAGGTAATTTAACTTATGTAGGTTTATTAATTTTAGTGATACTCGCAGCCCTCGGGACATTAGGTGTTGACACATCTTCATTTGCTGCAATTATTGCAGGTGCGGGTTTGGCCGTAGGTATGGCGCTTAAAGACAATATTTCTAATTTTGGAGCAGGTGTGTTAATTTTGATGTTAAGGCCCTTTAAAGTGGGGGATTTTGTAGAAATTGCAGGAACATCTGGTACAGTGGATGAAATAGGGATTTTTAATACTACTTTAAAAACAGGGGATAACAGAGTGATTATTATCCCAAACAATAATATAATAGGAAATAATATAATTAATTATTCAAAAGAAAAAATAAGAAGAATTGATTTAGTAATAGGTGTGGGATATGAAGACGATTTAAAACTTGTAAAATCAACTTTGGAAGAAATTTTAAATAACCATCCGAAAATATTAAAAGAACCGGCTCCAACTGTGGCGCTCGCAGAACTTGCTGATAGCAGCATAAATTTCAATGTAAGACCGTGGGTTAAAAGTGAAGATTACTGGAATGTCAGAAGTGAACTACTTGAAAAAATTAAAGAAACTTTTGATAAAAAAAACATTAATATCCCTTATCCTCAAATGGATGTACATGTAGACCAAAAAGCGGCTTAA
- a CDS encoding ribonuclease HII → MEICGIDEAGRGPIAGPLVVAGCMFKWKMDNGKLKIKNEKIDIENILEEIKDSKRLNAIKREKLFEIIKEICIYHIVWVDNKTIDKKGLSFAINYSLKEIKNNIKAKKYLFDGNSSFGVDGIETIIKGDSKIKEIAAASILAKVSRDQYMIEISDKYPEYNFKKHKGYITKEHIEEIKKYGFSDIHRISYKLKALEPTLF, encoded by the coding sequence ATGGAGATTTGCGGAATAGATGAGGCGGGTAGAGGACCGATAGCCGGGCCATTGGTGGTAGCAGGATGCATGTTTAAATGGAAAATGGATAATGGGAAATTAAAAATAAAAAATGAAAAAATAGATATTGAAAATATTTTAGAAGAAATTAAGGATTCTAAAAGATTAAATGCCATCAAAAGAGAAAAGCTGTTTGAAATAATAAAAGAAATTTGTATTTACCATATAGTTTGGGTTGATAATAAAACTATTGATAAAAAAGGGCTTTCATTTGCCATAAACTATTCCCTTAAGGAGATAAAAAATAATATTAAAGCTAAAAAATATTTGTTTGATGGAAACAGCAGTTTTGGAGTAGATGGAATAGAAACAATAATTAAAGGTGATAGTAAAATAAAAGAAATTGCCGCTGCAAGTATTTTGGCAAAAGTCAGCCGAGACCAGTATATGATAGAAATTTCCGATAAATATCCTGAATATAACTTTAAAAAACATAAAGGTTATATTACAAAAGAACACATTGAAGAAATTAAAAAATACGGATTCAGTGACATTCACAGAATTAGTTATAAATTAAAAGCTCTTGAACCTACACTATTTTAG
- a CDS encoding acetyl-CoA carboxylase biotin carboxylase subunit, translated as MKRILIANRGEITLRAIRAIHKLKKEAVCIYSTADRDAIYLKFADGGVCVGPAKSSESYLNIPAILTAAEMTECDAIFPGYGFLSENQTFVEICKAHNIGFIGPSLEVMELMADKSKAKEVMKKAGVPVIPGSEGAIKDVEEAKKVAREIGYPVILKAASGGGGRGMRVVEDESYLENAFLAASSEAQSAFGDPTIYMEKYIEKPRHIEVQILGDKHGNVIHLGERDCSLQRRHQKLIEESPAVILDENTRKKLHETAVRAAKAIGYYSAGTIEFLVDKNLNFYFMEMNTRLQVEHPVSEMVSGLDLVEWMIRVEEGDKIPSQDEINLKGHAIECRILAEDPEKFIPSPGKIQKLYIPGGKDVRVDTHIYSGYIIPPYYDSLIAKVITYGKDRNEAIEVMKEALKEFQISGIKTSIPFHLKMLENEDFLNNNYDTKYLETKGLV; from the coding sequence ATGAAAAGAATTTTAATTGCTAACAGGGGAGAAATTACACTTAGGGCAATCAGAGCCATTCATAAATTAAAAAAAGAAGCGGTTTGTATATATTCTACTGCCGACAGAGATGCTATTTATTTGAAATTTGCAGACGGTGGTGTTTGTGTTGGACCTGCAAAAAGTAGTGAAAGTTATCTTAATATTCCGGCAATTTTGACTGCAGCTGAAATGACAGAATGTGATGCAATTTTTCCTGGGTACGGATTTTTAAGTGAAAATCAGACATTCGTGGAGATATGTAAAGCGCATAATATAGGTTTTATAGGTCCAAGTTTAGAAGTAATGGAACTTATGGCGGATAAGTCAAAAGCTAAAGAAGTTATGAAAAAAGCGGGGGTACCTGTAATTCCCGGAAGTGAGGGTGCTATAAAAGATGTGGAGGAGGCTAAAAAAGTTGCACGTGAAATTGGTTATCCTGTAATACTTAAAGCCGCAAGCGGCGGCGGTGGAAGAGGAATGAGGGTGGTAGAGGATGAAAGTTATCTTGAAAATGCATTTTTGGCTGCAAGTTCAGAAGCCCAGAGCGCTTTTGGAGATCCAACCATTTATATGGAAAAATATATTGAAAAACCTCGTCACATTGAGGTTCAAATCTTAGGGGATAAACACGGAAATGTAATTCATTTGGGGGAAAGGGACTGTTCGCTTCAAAGAAGGCATCAAAAATTAATTGAAGAGTCACCTGCCGTTATCTTAGATGAAAATACAAGAAAAAAGCTTCATGAAACTGCCGTTAGGGCAGCAAAAGCAATTGGTTATTATTCAGCGGGAACTATTGAATTTTTGGTAGATAAAAATTTAAATTTCTATTTTATGGAAATGAATACAAGACTTCAGGTTGAACATCCCGTAAGTGAAATGGTAAGCGGACTTGATTTGGTTGAGTGGATGATAAGAGTCGAAGAAGGGGATAAAATTCCGTCTCAAGATGAAATAAACTTAAAAGGCCATGCGATTGAGTGCAGAATATTGGCGGAAGATCCTGAAAAATTTATCCCTTCCCCTGGAAAAATTCAAAAACTTTATATTCCGGGCGGAAAAGATGTGAGGGTTGATACCCATATTTATTCTGGATATATTATTCCTCCGTATTATGACAGTTTAATTGCAAAAGTTATAACTTACGGAAAAGACAGAAACGAAGCTATTGAAGTTATGAAAGAAGCTCTAAAAGAATTTCAAATAAGCGGAATTAAAACATCAATACCGTTTCATTTAAAAATGCTTGAAAATGAAGACTTTTTAAACAATAATTATGATACTAAATATTTAGAAACTAAGGGACTTGTTTAA
- a CDS encoding D-2-hydroxyacid dehydrogenase: MKIVFLDALTLGNVDFERFKEFGEVVIYQITERDEVIERIKDADIVVTNKFVIDKNVMDNASKLKFIQIAATGMNNVDLEYAKKKGIVVRNVAGYSTNAVVQHTFALVLGLINKICYFDKYTRSEYPNSKIFTHIQNWFEIKGKRWGIIGLGEIGKNVARLAKAFGAEVVYYSTSGKNNSDEFKKVDLDTLLKTSKIITIHAPLNENTKNLLNLEKLSLIQDGTILINVGRGGIINERDLAKILEKNDIFVGLDVFEKEPINSDNPLLKSNKVLLTPHVAWTSIEARNELMQGIYENIKNFIKSGS, encoded by the coding sequence ATGAAAATAGTTTTTTTAGATGCTTTGACTCTTGGAAATGTTGATTTTGAAAGATTTAAAGAGTTTGGAGAGGTTGTGATTTATCAGATAACAGAGAGGGATGAGGTAATTGAAAGAATTAAAGATGCGGATATTGTAGTAACTAACAAGTTTGTAATTGATAAAAATGTTATGGATAATGCATCTAAACTTAAATTTATTCAAATTGCGGCAACGGGGATGAATAATGTTGATCTGGAGTATGCTAAAAAGAAAGGGATAGTTGTAAGGAATGTGGCCGGATATTCTACTAATGCTGTGGTTCAGCATACTTTTGCTTTGGTTTTGGGGTTAATAAATAAAATTTGTTATTTTGACAAATACACAAGAAGTGAATATCCTAATTCAAAAATATTTACCCATATTCAAAACTGGTTCGAGATAAAAGGTAAAAGATGGGGAATAATAGGGCTTGGTGAAATTGGAAAAAATGTGGCAAGATTAGCTAAAGCTTTTGGGGCTGAGGTTGTTTATTATTCAACAAGCGGAAAAAACAATTCAGACGAATTTAAAAAAGTTGATTTGGACACTTTACTTAAAACTTCAAAAATTATCACAATTCATGCACCTTTAAATGAAAATACCAAAAATTTACTCAATCTTGAAAAATTATCATTAATTCAAGATGGCACTATTTTAATAAATGTTGGAAGAGGTGGAATAATAAATGAGAGAGATTTGGCAAAAATTTTAGAAAAAAATGATATTTTTGTAGGGCTTGATGTTTTTGAAAAAGAACCGATTAATTCAGATAATCCACTTTTAAAAAGTAATAAAGTTTTATTAACTCCTCATGTTGCCTGGACAAGTATAGAGGCAAGAAATGAATTGATGCAGGGAATTTATGAAAATATAAAAAATTTTATAAAAAGCGGGAGTTAA
- a CDS encoding HIT family protein — protein MSCPLCNSENENIIYKDAFFRIILVDEIPGYIRIITQKHIKEFSELSDEEAVKLTLIIKNLEKEILKTLKPDKINIAVLGNMVPHLHIHVIPRYVNDPWWPDATFCAKKREFIYPPFNAEKYKDTLLQCLKNLSL, from the coding sequence ATGTCCTGTCCCCTTTGTAATTCTGAAAATGAAAATATTATTTACAAAGATGCTTTTTTTAGAATTATTTTAGTAGATGAAATTCCGGGTTACATAAGAATCATTACCCAAAAACATATTAAAGAATTTAGCGAACTAAGCGATGAAGAAGCTGTAAAACTTACATTAATTATAAAAAATCTGGAAAAAGAAATTTTAAAGACACTAAAACCTGATAAAATTAACATTGCAGTACTTGGAAATATGGTACCGCATTTGCACATCCATGTAATTCCGAGATACGTTAACGACCCGTGGTGGCCGGATGCCACTTTTTGTGCTAAAAAGAGAGAATTCATTTATCCTCCTTTTAATGCGGAAAAATATAAAGATACCCTCCTTCAATGTCTAAAGAATTTATCACTTTAA